From Pelosinus fermentans DSM 17108, the proteins below share one genomic window:
- the pseB gene encoding UDP-N-acetylglucosamine 4,6-dehydratase (inverting): protein MFTNKSILITGGTGSFGKCCIKTILERYTPKRLIVFSRDELKQYEMQQEFNASCMRYFLGDVRDGERLKQAMRGVEFVIHAAALKQVPAAEYNPMECVKTNINGAENVIKAALETGVEKVIALSTDKAANPINLYGATKLVSDKLFVAANNIAGGHDTRFAVVRYGNVLGSRGSVVPFFRKLIAEGITEMPVTDLRMTRFWITLPQGVEFVLQSFKRMHGGEIFVPKIPSSLISDLARAIGPKLPIKEIGIRPGEKLHEIMCPVDDSHLTLEFKDHYVIRPSITFVTPVDYTTNAIGEKGHYVEQGFEYNSGTNPQILSVKELQEMI from the coding sequence GTGTTTACTAATAAATCGATATTAATCACTGGGGGGACAGGTTCCTTTGGTAAGTGTTGTATTAAAACGATATTGGAGCGGTATACTCCTAAACGTTTAATTGTCTTTTCCCGTGATGAATTGAAGCAATATGAAATGCAGCAAGAGTTTAATGCATCGTGCATGAGATATTTTTTAGGTGATGTGAGAGATGGAGAACGATTAAAACAAGCCATGCGAGGGGTAGAATTTGTGATTCATGCCGCGGCACTAAAACAAGTTCCCGCTGCTGAATATAATCCTATGGAATGTGTCAAAACCAATATAAACGGTGCGGAAAATGTAATTAAGGCAGCCCTTGAGACTGGAGTAGAAAAGGTAATTGCCTTGTCGACAGATAAAGCAGCAAATCCTATCAACCTCTATGGTGCAACGAAGCTGGTTTCCGACAAACTGTTTGTAGCAGCTAATAATATTGCAGGTGGACATGATACGCGTTTCGCAGTTGTTCGCTATGGGAACGTTCTCGGATCCCGCGGTTCAGTTGTGCCTTTTTTTCGGAAATTAATAGCAGAAGGTATAACAGAAATGCCTGTTACAGACCTTCGTATGACACGATTTTGGATCACGTTACCTCAGGGAGTTGAATTCGTCCTGCAATCTTTTAAAAGAATGCATGGTGGGGAAATTTTCGTACCTAAAATTCCTTCAAGTCTTATTTCGGATTTAGCTAGGGCTATTGGACCCAAATTACCGATCAAAGAGATTGGAATTCGTCCAGGAGAAAAATTGCATGAAATCATGTGTCCGGTTGATGATTCTCATTTGACATTGGAATTTAAAGATCATTATGTCATTCGCCCGTCTATTACCTTTGTGACCCCGGTTGATTACACGACCAATGCTATAGGCGAAAAAGGACATTATGTGGAACAAGGATTTGAATATAATTCCGGTACCAATCCGCAAATTTTATCTGTGAAAGAGTTACAGGAGATGATCTAA
- a CDS encoding flagellar protein FliT, whose product MRQEENELLFIKHCRNLQQLSLQQLHAIKEEKIDIINELAIQKQIIIDGIVALQEKFNIEQCELGDKASMKELLQKIADSENESQQIVRERCTSISKEMLANRKELNIQQAYEDRPYQEHGNMLNIIK is encoded by the coding sequence ATGCGACAGGAAGAAAATGAACTACTTTTTATAAAACATTGCCGTAATTTGCAACAATTATCCCTTCAGCAGTTGCATGCAATCAAAGAAGAAAAGATAGATATTATTAATGAATTAGCGATTCAAAAACAAATTATCATTGATGGTATTGTGGCTCTGCAGGAGAAGTTTAATATAGAGCAATGTGAGCTGGGAGATAAGGCAAGTATGAAGGAGTTATTGCAGAAAATTGCTGACAGTGAAAATGAAAGTCAACAAATAGTACGTGAACGTTGTACAAGCATCAGTAAGGAGATGCTAGCAAATCGCAAAGAACTTAATATTCAGCAAGCATATGAAGATCGTCCTTATCAAGAACATGGAAATATGTTAAATATAATAAAATAA
- the fliD gene encoding flagellar filament capping protein FliD gives MASVSSTSSTTLSLSTTTSSSLGSTHLNSTVGGLDIDALISATIAAKSLPITLLQNKNAVLQAKVNDYTAIKTALKTLQYAAKDLTYASSFTGRKATSSDTDVVTASATNGGTNGSYTIKVTSMASITSNSSSAVGNGGRKATVTSTAAGIVGTDTINEVGEFTINGKRITVAASDTFDNIISQINAASAGVTASLSDGKVTITQNKAAAASTIELIDTNGLLDSKLHIKQADVITGIDDTSGGTYTTVTGNNAFTPAKLNDTITDYAASGITVGSFVINNKSISVTSTDTINTIANKITASGANVKATVDTDGKITLTQKTAGKDAAITLGTDTTGFFDAAGITQQAATDGLGKDSDTTSLLKDVTGLDGVTKGYFSINGTFFSVDPEKDTVESIIKKINASTTAGVSAFYDSTTHKISLTSQTAGNTDIKLGTSSTDSSNFLSQVGLVQTNQQTGADAVVTVNGISATATNNKITYQGNTFTLVGEGTSTVTVNDDIDAMVTKVQNFITAYNAAMDSIVTKITEKADSSSTDASVGDLFGDSTLRGLEQSLRNFSSTILSSQASTMQQLSQVGITTGTAGTYDIAKVQSGHLELDETKLRAALTADPKAVETLFGNTTVSIDEEKLGTNGKGDGSTKTFTLKHGIDIIGDPTIKVGTKTYTLVAAADLKTHVDTTPPGATETNEYQFSFDSSTGKVTLNYAPNSSDGDITVSYDYDVESGSNAGIFVQMNAQLTNYTQYGGTLDMQAGSNGYLAKNIEYNNDRITDLKYRLSQEQATLYTKYQNMQTTLQGLQSQGSYITALLASLTKSSS, from the coding sequence ATGGCTTCTGTTTCTTCTACTTCATCAACAACTCTTTCTCTATCAACAACTACCTCTTCTTCCCTTGGTTCAACCCATTTGAACTCTACTGTTGGTGGACTGGATATCGATGCCTTGATTAGTGCCACAATTGCAGCGAAAAGTTTGCCCATTACCTTACTACAAAATAAGAATGCAGTTTTGCAGGCTAAGGTGAATGATTATACAGCGATAAAAACTGCTTTGAAAACTTTGCAATATGCTGCAAAAGATTTGACATATGCGAGTAGTTTTACGGGCCGAAAAGCTACATCATCAGATACGGATGTGGTGACAGCGAGTGCGACCAATGGTGGTACAAATGGTAGTTATACAATTAAAGTTACATCCATGGCTTCGATTACAAGCAACTCTAGTAGTGCAGTTGGAAATGGTGGACGTAAAGCCACTGTAACGAGTACAGCAGCAGGCATTGTGGGCACTGACACTATAAACGAAGTAGGCGAATTTACTATTAATGGTAAAAGGATTACTGTGGCTGCGAGTGATACTTTTGATAACATAATTAGTCAAATTAACGCTGCATCAGCAGGTGTGACAGCTTCGTTATCTGATGGCAAAGTTACTATTACACAAAATAAAGCAGCGGCAGCGTCGACTATTGAACTAATCGATACTAACGGATTATTAGACAGTAAGCTGCATATAAAGCAAGCTGATGTAATAACTGGAATTGATGACACCAGCGGAGGTACGTATACGACTGTTACAGGAAATAATGCTTTCACTCCTGCTAAGCTCAATGATACAATAACAGATTATGCTGCTAGTGGTATTACAGTTGGTAGCTTTGTCATCAATAATAAAAGTATCTCTGTAACTTCAACTGATACGATTAATACCATCGCAAATAAAATTACGGCTTCTGGTGCTAATGTAAAAGCTACTGTAGACACGGATGGTAAGATTACTCTTACCCAGAAGACGGCAGGGAAGGATGCAGCCATTACATTAGGGACTGATACCACCGGCTTTTTCGATGCTGCTGGAATAACTCAACAAGCAGCAACTGATGGGCTTGGAAAAGATTCTGACACAACGAGCCTATTAAAGGATGTTACTGGTCTTGATGGTGTAACAAAAGGATACTTTTCGATTAATGGGACTTTTTTTAGTGTTGATCCAGAAAAAGATACAGTTGAGTCTATTATCAAAAAAATTAATGCTTCCACAACGGCTGGTGTTTCAGCCTTCTATGATTCTACCACACATAAAATATCTTTGACTTCTCAAACAGCTGGAAATACAGACATTAAATTGGGAACCAGCTCTACAGATAGTTCAAATTTCTTATCTCAAGTTGGATTGGTACAAACAAATCAACAAACTGGTGCTGATGCGGTAGTTACTGTAAATGGAATATCGGCAACTGCAACAAATAACAAAATAACATACCAAGGGAATACATTTACCCTTGTGGGTGAAGGCACTTCTACCGTTACAGTAAATGACGATATTGATGCAATGGTAACAAAGGTACAAAACTTTATTACTGCATACAATGCGGCTATGGATTCCATTGTTACTAAAATCACAGAAAAAGCAGATTCTTCGTCAACAGATGCTTCTGTTGGTGATTTATTTGGAGATTCAACATTAAGAGGTCTTGAACAATCGTTAAGAAATTTTAGCTCAACCATTTTATCATCCCAAGCAAGTACAATGCAGCAACTTTCACAGGTTGGTATTACCACTGGTACAGCGGGGACATATGACATAGCTAAAGTTCAAAGTGGACATTTGGAATTGGATGAAACTAAGCTCCGTGCAGCCTTAACAGCTGATCCTAAGGCTGTGGAAACACTTTTTGGTAATACAACGGTTAGCATAGATGAGGAGAAGCTTGGAACAAATGGTAAGGGCGATGGAAGTACAAAGACTTTTACTCTAAAACATGGTATTGATATCATCGGTGATCCTACAATTAAGGTTGGTACTAAAACATACACCTTAGTTGCTGCGGCTGATCTAAAGACACATGTTGATACGACTCCTCCTGGTGCTACTGAGACGAATGAATATCAATTTTCTTTTGACAGTTCAACCGGGAAAGTTACACTTAATTATGCACCAAATAGTAGTGATGGTGACATTACGGTTTCGTATGACTATGATGTAGAGTCAGGAAGTAATGCGGGGATTTTTGTACAAATGAACGCGCAACTGACCAATTATACTCAATATGGTGGAACGTTGGATATGCAAGCAGGGTCAAATGGATATCTTGCAAAGAACATAGAATATAACAACGATCGTATAACGGATTTGAAGTATCGATTGTCTCAGGAACAGGCAACTTTGTATACAAAATATCAAAACATGCAGACAACATTACAAGGTCTTCAATCCCAAGGAAGTTATATTACAGCACTACTTGCCAGCTTGACAAAAAGTAGTAGCTAG
- the fliW gene encoding flagellar assembly protein FliW, with product MDKKIHFPKGLIGLENYHDFTFATLPEQTQFWLLQSIEDKHFGLVVTNPFWFMPDYDFELTESETKQIGAKESLDVFVTINVASTPENITANLMGPIIMNQNTGIGLQTLLADKKYTTQYKILSAKLAGG from the coding sequence ATGGATAAAAAGATACACTTTCCCAAAGGATTAATCGGCTTGGAAAATTATCATGATTTTACATTTGCAACATTGCCTGAGCAAACCCAATTCTGGTTATTGCAAAGTATAGAAGATAAACATTTTGGATTGGTGGTTACCAATCCATTTTGGTTTATGCCGGACTATGACTTTGAACTGACTGAGTCAGAAACTAAGCAAATAGGAGCAAAAGAAAGTTTAGACGTTTTTGTAACGATAAACGTAGCCTCGACTCCTGAAAATATTACAGCCAATCTAATGGGACCCATTATTATGAATCAAAATACTGGCATTGGGCTTCAAACACTACTTGCAGATAAAAAATATACGACACAATATAAGATTCTGTCTGCAAAATTGGCAGGGGGTTAA
- a CDS encoding DUF6470 family protein, whose amino-acid sequence MRPIEIQIHQVSGQLGLNITQPNINLKITAPDIEMKTTPVNLDLTIEPPEIFIDSRASFDSMGLQGTYSFANSLAEEAKQACIQGIEKRVSVMHQMEDPHSGSVGQIIAAASKPREKQVVIGLSPSVGPDISAKLGTIKGTYTPARIDATVKEGTVTNNFTWGKVDIYMEREPSIDIKT is encoded by the coding sequence TTGAGACCAATCGAAATTCAAATTCATCAGGTATCGGGACAACTAGGGCTCAATATTACCCAACCGAATATCAATTTGAAAATCACCGCACCGGATATTGAAATGAAGACAACACCTGTTAATCTTGATTTAACAATTGAACCTCCTGAAATTTTCATTGATTCTCGGGCCTCTTTTGATAGCATGGGATTACAAGGGACATATTCCTTTGCGAATTCTCTGGCAGAAGAGGCAAAACAAGCTTGCATCCAGGGAATTGAAAAGCGGGTTTCTGTAATGCACCAAATGGAAGATCCTCATAGTGGTTCCGTTGGACAAATCATTGCGGCAGCCAGTAAACCTCGTGAAAAGCAGGTGGTAATAGGTCTTTCCCCTTCAGTAGGACCTGATATTTCGGCCAAACTAGGAACCATCAAGGGAACCTACACTCCTGCCCGCATTGATGCTACTGTAAAGGAAGGGACGGTCACCAATAACTTTACCTGGGGCAAGGTGGATATTTACATGGAACGTGAACCATCAATTGACATTAAAACATAA
- a CDS encoding motility associated factor glycosyltransferase family protein: MQDSWEEQNWKIYKERYGIERTAKMPDYKHIEIVDSRVGMPTAKVMASNGKWIFLHSSVDPIKEAQKNASTVSTEPGKFIIVYGFALGYLVEALLEIVDKKNLLFIIEPDYDLFCAVMASRDLRHLLGNENIYILVADSISRVNNTFFTIYNEVKYNQIIMTGLLGHQTVYSDFYQQSMKSVKDIVNSKVINIATMMKIGPNLIANSLLNLSVYCRNPGISSLFNQLKDLPVIIVAAGPSLNKNIHLLKEAKGRAAIFAVGTAVKALNKWGIEPDFIFSVDPQRLNYDLHFKGANTAGAVLVSEIQSHPMIFENHQGPIFVSGHMPIINWFGDSIERKGLIESGGSVANNAFVVAHKMGANPIILVGQDLAYARDGHTHATGTNYENNKYTGGKNQDYFDVKANDGGKILTDRAFYQFLHFFETWIEKYPECKYINATEGGAFIQGTTLMKLQEVLDQYCQEPIEIQEMIKTAQDSFCAPNKEQILEKLELRLIDTRGTIAEANKALKHLMQLEKACDNRQGKKMQQHLKAVSKIYEKFEKDQQIREIAEWFVQKELYGVFARTHEAERSETDEYSHAIADYSLYYRKIIEAAKSLADLIQQSMDKFRRKIDNDC, translated from the coding sequence GTGCAAGATTCATGGGAAGAACAGAACTGGAAAATTTATAAGGAACGTTATGGGATTGAACGTACTGCTAAGATGCCCGATTATAAGCATATTGAGATTGTAGATAGTCGCGTAGGGATGCCGACAGCAAAGGTGATGGCGTCCAACGGTAAATGGATTTTCTTACACAGCTCTGTGGATCCTATTAAAGAAGCGCAGAAAAATGCGAGTACAGTTTCTACTGAGCCAGGAAAATTTATTATTGTTTATGGATTCGCTTTAGGATACTTAGTAGAGGCGTTATTAGAAATAGTAGATAAGAAAAATCTGTTATTTATCATTGAACCTGACTATGATTTGTTTTGTGCAGTTATGGCGAGCAGAGATTTGCGTCATTTGCTAGGAAATGAAAACATATATATTTTGGTAGCTGATTCTATATCAAGAGTTAATAACACTTTTTTTACAATTTATAATGAGGTTAAATATAACCAAATTATCATGACTGGATTATTGGGACATCAGACCGTTTATTCTGATTTTTATCAGCAGTCAATGAAAAGTGTAAAAGATATTGTGAATAGTAAAGTGATTAATATAGCAACGATGATGAAGATAGGACCTAATCTAATAGCAAATTCACTATTAAACTTATCTGTTTATTGTAGAAATCCAGGTATCTCTTCTTTATTTAATCAGTTAAAGGATTTGCCGGTTATTATTGTAGCAGCAGGACCATCGTTAAACAAAAATATTCACTTACTAAAGGAAGCAAAGGGGAGGGCTGCTATTTTTGCTGTGGGGACGGCGGTTAAGGCATTAAATAAATGGGGAATTGAACCGGATTTTATTTTTAGTGTTGATCCTCAACGTTTGAATTATGATCTGCATTTTAAAGGAGCAAATACGGCAGGTGCTGTTCTGGTTTCTGAAATACAGTCTCATCCGATGATCTTTGAAAATCATCAAGGACCTATATTTGTATCAGGACATATGCCAATAATCAATTGGTTTGGCGATAGTATTGAAAGGAAGGGGTTAATTGAAAGCGGAGGATCAGTGGCTAATAATGCATTTGTAGTAGCTCATAAAATGGGCGCTAATCCAATTATTTTAGTAGGACAAGATTTAGCATACGCTCGTGATGGACATACTCATGCTACTGGAACGAACTATGAAAACAACAAATATACTGGTGGTAAAAATCAGGATTATTTTGATGTAAAGGCTAATGATGGTGGAAAAATTCTTACAGATCGGGCTTTCTATCAATTTCTTCATTTCTTTGAAACTTGGATCGAAAAATATCCTGAATGTAAATATATAAATGCAACAGAAGGTGGTGCGTTTATTCAAGGTACAACCCTTATGAAATTACAAGAAGTACTAGATCAATATTGCCAGGAACCAATCGAAATACAGGAAATGATCAAAACAGCACAAGATTCTTTCTGTGCACCTAATAAGGAACAAATATTAGAAAAACTCGAATTACGTTTGATAGATACGAGAGGAACTATTGCTGAAGCAAACAAAGCTCTTAAGCATCTGATGCAGTTGGAAAAAGCTTGTGACAATAGGCAAGGGAAAAAAATGCAGCAACATCTAAAGGCAGTTAGTAAAATATACGAAAAATTTGAGAAGGATCAGCAGATACGTGAAATAGCTGAATGGTTTGTCCAAAAAGAACTATATGGTGTTTTTGCTCGAACTCATGAGGCAGAACGTTCAGAAACTGATGAATATAGCCATGCAATAGCGGATTATTCTCTTTATTATAGAAAAATTATCGAAGCAGCAAAATCACTGGCAGATCTGATTCAACAATCCATGGATAAATTTAGGAGGAAAATAGATAATGATTGCTAA
- the csrA gene encoding carbon storage regulator CsrA: MLILTRKKNETLRIGDDILITIVDIQGDQIRLGITAPREVSILRQELYEAVKNSNTQAALTLQNMDMLSLLKKIPKKDEKE; encoded by the coding sequence ATGCTGATATTGACCCGCAAAAAAAATGAAACGCTGCGTATTGGTGACGATATATTAATAACGATTGTCGACATACAGGGTGATCAAATCCGTTTAGGAATTACAGCACCTCGTGAAGTGTCCATATTACGACAAGAATTATATGAGGCTGTTAAAAATTCCAATACTCAGGCTGCTCTGACGCTGCAGAATATGGATATGCTGTCCTTATTAAAAAAAATACCGAAAAAAGATGAAAAAGAGTGA
- the fliS gene encoding flagellar export chaperone FliS, translated as MIANPYDHYKRVQVETASQGRLILMLYAGALKNLRNAQNYIQQKDVSGAHRMLMKTQDIIKELNITLNMNAGEISNNLRNLYLYMLQRLVEANVNKDAEKIEEVIELLTTLKEAWDAVILKNKPVTAP; from the coding sequence ATGATTGCTAATCCTTATGATCACTATAAGCGTGTTCAAGTAGAAACGGCAAGCCAGGGACGATTAATTCTAATGCTTTATGCCGGGGCTTTGAAGAATTTGCGTAATGCCCAAAACTACATTCAGCAAAAGGATGTAAGTGGAGCGCATCGTATGCTAATGAAAACCCAGGATATTATTAAGGAGTTAAATATAACGTTAAATATGAATGCGGGTGAGATTTCTAATAACCTGCGTAATTTGTATTTGTATATGTTGCAACGTTTGGTTGAAGCCAATGTTAATAAGGATGCAGAAAAGATTGAAGAAGTCATAGAACTGTTAACTACATTAAAAGAAGCGTGGGATGCCGTGATTTTAAAAAATAAGCCAGTAACTGCGCCTTAA
- a CDS encoding flagellar protein FlaG: MNIDRVNSLGTVQALENRENKIEENKAKNVESIDFSQLGKAIDKLNDKAKEENYAVQFAVYKDTNRIIVQVVDKTNNQVISTYPPKQILEMARMVDAEFKVLDKKI, from the coding sequence ATGAATATTGACAGGGTTAACTCGCTTGGAACAGTGCAGGCTTTGGAGAATCGAGAAAATAAGATTGAAGAAAATAAAGCAAAAAATGTAGAATCAATAGATTTTTCTCAATTGGGAAAAGCAATAGATAAGTTGAATGATAAGGCGAAAGAAGAGAATTATGCTGTACAATTTGCTGTTTATAAAGATACAAATCGCATCATTGTTCAAGTAGTAGATAAAACTAATAATCAAGTGATTTCTACTTATCCCCCTAAACAGATTCTCGAAATGGCACGAATGGTCGATGCAGAATTTAAAGTGCTGGATAAAAAAATTTAA
- a CDS encoding Rrf2 family transcriptional regulator gives MCNYLHEEVLKLLEQHETSYAKPMNSQEIGKVLKVTPSYIRSQLSQLAKSKRVGVRKGNGGGYYMRKEEI, from the coding sequence ATGTGTAATTATTTGCATGAAGAAGTGCTCAAGTTACTGGAGCAACATGAAACATCATATGCCAAGCCGATGAACTCTCAAGAAATCGGTAAGGTATTAAAAGTAACACCATCATATATTCGCAGTCAATTGTCTCAATTGGCAAAATCGAAAAGGGTAGGAGTACGCAAGGGAAATGGTGGTGGGTATTATATGAGGAAAGAGGAGATATAA
- a CDS encoding flagellin gives MRVTNNMMSTQFLSGYQTSLSRMSDIQEKIIASKNINRPSDNPVGAARNLQFTAATSANELFTQNANDAISWMQTSDTNLSGIVTTMTNIKTAVSSAISANPTSSYDAIAKQIDQMINELVLAGNAQIGGRYVFSGQSDSVEPFTRNETTGVVTYNGTYNGQSGAADTKGTITMQIVPGDINTSRDKINLDGSEVFGAIDATGTPKIFQDLLTIKQHLEDIQTGANGVTPDTLSNDLGTIDADMDYIISAQTTIGARQKSYQTISERLIVDATIIATDATNNDGYNVAKASIESQLAQNAYNSLLSVGANVLPKSLVDYL, from the coding sequence ATGCGCGTTACCAATAATATGATGAGTACTCAATTCCTGTCAGGTTATCAAACAAGCTTATCACGCATGAGTGATATACAAGAAAAAATTATTGCATCCAAAAATATTAATCGACCTTCAGATAATCCGGTAGGGGCGGCACGCAATCTTCAATTTACGGCTGCTACCAGTGCAAATGAACTATTTACTCAAAATGCAAACGATGCAATATCCTGGATGCAGACCAGCGATACCAATTTGTCAGGGATCGTAACGACTATGACCAATATAAAGACGGCAGTTTCTAGTGCTATTTCGGCAAATCCCACCAGTTCTTATGATGCCATTGCAAAGCAAATTGATCAGATGATAAATGAACTGGTGCTAGCTGGAAACGCTCAGATTGGAGGTCGTTATGTTTTTAGTGGACAAAGCGATAGTGTTGAACCTTTTACGAGGAATGAGACTACTGGAGTTGTGACGTATAATGGAACGTATAATGGACAAAGTGGCGCAGCTGATACGAAGGGAACGATAACGATGCAAATTGTTCCAGGAGACATTAATACATCTCGTGATAAAATTAATTTGGATGGATCAGAAGTATTTGGTGCGATAGATGCAACGGGAACTCCAAAAATATTTCAAGACTTATTAACGATTAAGCAGCATTTAGAAGATATTCAAACGGGTGCAAATGGAGTTACACCAGATACGTTATCAAACGATTTAGGAACGATTGATGCAGATATGGACTATATTATATCTGCCCAGACGACAATTGGCGCAAGACAAAAATCGTATCAGACGATATCGGAACGTTTGATAGTAGATGCTACGATCATTGCCACGGATGCTACTAATAATGACGGATATAATGTTGCCAAAGCAAGTATTGAATCCCAATTGGCTCAGAATGCTTATAATTCACTGCTGTCAGTTGGAGCTAATGTATTGCCAAAGTCCTTGGTTGATTACTTATAA
- a CDS encoding flagellin — MSVVNTNIASLNSWRNLQASQASMNSSLEKLSSGKKINRAADDASGLAISEKMTGQINGLDQATQNAQNGISLIQTAEGALNETTAIIQRLRTLAVQSRNDTNTDDDRTQTNKEVKQLIAEISRIASTTQFNTKNLLNGDATTAVTGTDKGALTFQIGANMGQTITVSIANMSAAAGGLNISTTVIDLSTTKGASSAIAALDTALATVSSTRAELGAVQNRLTHTINNLEVASENLSSARSNLQDTDMAKEMANYSKQQVLIQSGTAMLAQANQSSQSVLKLLQ, encoded by the coding sequence ATGAGTGTAGTTAATACTAATATCGCTTCTTTAAATTCTTGGAGGAATCTTCAAGCTAGCCAAGCAAGCATGAACAGTTCTTTGGAAAAATTATCTTCAGGTAAAAAGATTAATAGAGCTGCTGATGATGCATCAGGACTAGCAATTAGTGAAAAAATGACTGGTCAAATTAACGGTTTGGATCAAGCTACTCAAAATGCGCAAAACGGCATTTCCTTGATTCAGACTGCTGAAGGTGCATTGAATGAAACGACTGCTATTATTCAACGTCTTCGTACATTAGCTGTACAGTCTCGAAATGATACCAATACTGACGATGATCGTACACAAACTAACAAAGAAGTAAAACAATTGATTGCAGAAATTTCACGTATTGCTTCCACTACACAGTTCAATACTAAGAATCTGTTAAATGGAGATGCTACAACAGCTGTGACTGGTACCGACAAAGGTGCTCTTACTTTCCAAATCGGTGCTAACATGGGGCAAACTATTACTGTATCTATTGCTAATATGTCGGCTGCTGCTGGTGGTTTGAATATTTCAACAACGGTTATTGATCTTTCTACTACAAAAGGTGCGTCTTCAGCAATCGCTGCTCTTGATACAGCTCTAGCTACTGTTTCTTCTACCCGTGCTGAATTGGGTGCTGTTCAGAATCGTTTAACACATACTATCAATAACTTGGAAGTTGCATCTGAAAATCTTAGCTCTGCACGTTCTAACCTTCAAGATACTGATATGGCAAAAGAAATGGCTAACTACAGCAAACAACAAGTACTGATTCAATCAGGTACTGCAATGCTTGCACAAGCAAACCAATCTTCGCAATCAGTTCTTAAATTATTACAGTAA